One window from the genome of Ensifer canadensis encodes:
- a CDS encoding sulfite exporter TauE/SafE family protein, with protein sequence MSMSLIAILAIVTFVSAFIQGALGIGFALIVAPVVGMLKPELLPVTLLLLMLPLNLHVALRERAHVDWSGATWITVGRFAGTFAGLWLLAALSLDQLDLAVGIFTVIAAAAALVAPPFTPNKPSALGVGLFTGVTETATGIGGPPLALLYQHAKAPVLRATVAFCFLVGEVMSLVVLAISGRLGFEQLLAALYLTPAVLLGSAVSRLAHHRIGGRGLRVAVLSFAIVSGVFLIVR encoded by the coding sequence ATGAGCATGAGCCTTATCGCCATTCTGGCCATCGTGACGTTCGTCTCCGCGTTCATCCAGGGCGCACTCGGGATCGGCTTTGCCCTGATTGTCGCGCCGGTCGTCGGGATGTTGAAGCCTGAACTGCTTCCAGTGACACTGCTCCTGTTGATGCTGCCGCTCAATCTGCATGTCGCGCTGCGCGAGCGCGCGCACGTCGACTGGTCGGGCGCGACCTGGATCACCGTTGGCCGGTTTGCTGGAACGTTCGCCGGTCTCTGGTTGCTGGCCGCGCTTTCACTCGACCAGCTGGACCTTGCGGTCGGTATTTTCACGGTGATTGCCGCCGCCGCCGCTCTTGTTGCCCCACCGTTTACGCCGAACAAACCGAGCGCCCTCGGTGTCGGCCTGTTCACGGGGGTCACCGAAACCGCCACCGGCATCGGCGGCCCACCTCTCGCCTTGCTCTACCAGCATGCCAAGGCACCGGTCTTGCGTGCAACGGTCGCCTTTTGCTTTCTCGTCGGGGAGGTGATGTCGCTGGTCGTGCTGGCTATCTCCGGACGACTGGGTTTTGAGCAGCTGCTTGCGGCACTCTATTTGACACCCGCCGTCCTGCTTGGAAGCGCGGTCTCCAGGTTGGCGCATCATCGTATCGGCGGACGCGGTCTTCGCGTTGCCGTTCTGAGTTTTGCCATCGTCAGCGGAGTGTTTCTCATTGTGCGCTGA
- a CDS encoding ABC transporter substrate-binding protein yields the protein MKTSLKTLLAGLALVAPLSAPALAETLRWASSGDVISYDPNAQVDSFTQSVHHMVFDPLVRRNKDLKLEPALATSWEVIEPTRWRFKLRQGVKFHEGQPFNADDVVATIQRQIDPGARNRENLSTVVGVEKVDEYTVDLILRGPYPLLLNDLAAIYIMSKPWMEEHDALKPGNASTGVVTYANNHANGTGAFKLKTYEPDSRSVFEVNKDWWDKPQHNLDEVEFRPIASDATRVAALLSGEVDMIAPVPLQDVDRIAATDGLKVVENPSLRTIFFIFSYRPELHATPGKPNPLLDVRVRQALWHAIDTNTIQKRLMRGKSRTAGMLVAPAVTGYDETIDVPLPYDVDKAKALLAEAGYPDGFKTGLACPNDRYIADEQICLAVASMWAQIGVQANVSVESKTTYFPRTDKGEFDVYLLGWASLPPMDGFSPLQALLASNDGTFGGSNADGLSNPEIDKLAYAAAVELDETKRVEMLKQAFRITHDQVFYLPLHQQPVAWAMSSKLDMPQFPDEYVRPWFAQMKK from the coding sequence GTGAAAACCTCTTTGAAGACCCTCTTGGCGGGTCTCGCCCTTGTGGCGCCGCTTTCCGCCCCCGCCCTCGCCGAGACACTGCGCTGGGCTTCATCCGGCGATGTCATTTCCTACGACCCCAACGCACAGGTCGACAGCTTTACCCAAAGCGTACACCATATGGTTTTCGACCCTCTGGTGCGCCGTAACAAGGACCTGAAGCTCGAGCCGGCGCTCGCCACCTCCTGGGAGGTCATCGAGCCGACCCGCTGGCGCTTCAAGCTGCGCCAGGGCGTGAAATTCCATGAGGGCCAGCCCTTCAACGCCGACGACGTCGTGGCGACCATCCAGCGCCAGATCGACCCCGGCGCGCGCAACCGCGAGAACCTTTCAACCGTCGTCGGCGTCGAGAAGGTCGATGAATACACTGTCGACCTCATCCTGCGCGGACCCTATCCGCTGCTCCTCAACGACCTTGCCGCCATCTACATCATGAGCAAGCCCTGGATGGAGGAGCACGACGCGCTCAAGCCGGGCAATGCTTCGACCGGAGTCGTCACCTATGCCAACAACCATGCCAACGGCACGGGTGCCTTCAAGCTGAAGACCTACGAACCGGATTCGCGCTCGGTCTTCGAAGTGAACAAGGACTGGTGGGATAAGCCGCAGCACAATCTGGACGAGGTCGAGTTCCGTCCGATCGCCTCCGACGCGACCCGCGTCGCGGCGCTGCTATCGGGTGAAGTCGACATGATTGCGCCCGTTCCGTTGCAGGACGTCGACCGCATCGCCGCCACCGATGGGCTGAAGGTCGTCGAGAACCCGTCGCTGCGCACCATATTCTTCATTTTCAGCTACCGGCCGGAACTTCATGCGACCCCCGGCAAGCCCAATCCGCTGCTCGATGTGCGGGTGCGCCAGGCCCTGTGGCACGCGATCGATACCAACACGATCCAGAAGCGCCTGATGCGCGGCAAGTCGCGTACGGCCGGGATGCTCGTCGCACCGGCGGTGACCGGCTACGACGAAACCATCGACGTGCCGCTTCCCTATGATGTCGACAAGGCCAAGGCGCTGCTGGCCGAGGCCGGTTATCCGGATGGTTTCAAAACGGGGCTCGCCTGCCCCAATGACCGCTACATCGCCGACGAGCAGATCTGCCTTGCGGTCGCCTCCATGTGGGCGCAGATCGGCGTCCAGGCCAATGTGAGTGTCGAGAGCAAGACGACCTATTTCCCGCGTACGGACAAGGGTGAGTTCGACGTCTATCTTCTCGGCTGGGCTTCGCTGCCGCCGATGGACGGCTTCAGCCCGTTGCAAGCGCTGCTGGCGAGCAATGACGGCACCTTCGGCGGCAGCAACGCCGATGGGCTCTCCAATCCCGAGATCGACAAGCTGGCCTATGCCGCAGCCGTTGAACTCGACGAAACCAAACGCGTCGAGATGCTGAAGCAAGCCTTCCGCATCACCCATGATCAGGTATTCTACCTGCCGCTGCACCAGCAGCCGGTCGCCTGGGCGATGAGCAGCAAGCTCGACATGCCGCAGTTCCCGGACGAGTACGTGCGTCCGTGGTTCGCACAGATGAAGAAGTAG
- a CDS encoding amidohydrolase: MTAIRPKLSTTDDLLLRPGYILLPEGPRAGMAVVIRAGKFHRVDTAQAITRDYPELAPTDLPGHLLMPGFVDTHTHLTQSLGKALVFGEPSEIFRRIWVPLEGSLDERMVYLSAKLAALECLRGGFTTAVDAGTRSQGHIGALVRAAREVGLRSVVGFICNDLGGAAHIPEPDVILQQAEEHLSTFGSDPLIHPSLAISIPEAASDAMLKAVSDMAAAAGVVFQTHVNEHLVAVERSLVARGRRPIEHLDHLGALGPQVLLAHSTLVTPHELNLLRKTDTAVAYNPVASLWKGNAVAPALHMAALGIRFGLGTDGTRADGFRLMDAGEGLQRAGIGLATGDSSCGGGSLWLDRATSGAANVVGLSAVTGSIVEGLAADFLLVDLDRPEFTPSHDLMWELVRYGNRDQIDAVFTGGRLRLWQGWPIDWDARALLAEIRGAAATAIAAAPIQRIHPLSETHRGLGHYQ; encoded by the coding sequence GTGACCGCAATCCGCCCAAAACTGTCGACAACCGATGATTTGCTTCTGCGTCCAGGTTACATCCTGCTGCCGGAAGGGCCACGGGCCGGTATGGCCGTCGTCATACGCGCCGGCAAATTTCACAGGGTCGACACGGCGCAGGCGATAACCAGGGACTATCCGGAGCTCGCGCCGACCGACCTGCCGGGTCATCTGCTGATGCCCGGCTTCGTCGACACCCATACGCACCTGACCCAGTCACTCGGCAAAGCCCTGGTATTCGGGGAGCCGTCCGAGATCTTTCGGCGGATCTGGGTGCCGCTGGAAGGCAGTCTGGACGAGCGAATGGTCTATCTCTCTGCCAAGCTCGCCGCACTGGAGTGTCTGCGCGGTGGGTTCACCACCGCCGTCGATGCCGGCACCCGTTCGCAGGGCCATATCGGCGCGCTCGTGCGCGCCGCGCGCGAAGTCGGGCTTCGCAGCGTCGTCGGCTTTATCTGCAATGATCTTGGCGGCGCCGCGCACATCCCTGAACCAGACGTCATCCTGCAACAGGCCGAGGAGCACCTGTCGACCTTTGGCAGTGATCCGCTGATCCATCCCTCTCTGGCGATATCCATTCCGGAAGCCGCCAGCGATGCGATGTTGAAGGCGGTTTCCGACATGGCGGCCGCGGCCGGGGTCGTGTTCCAGACCCATGTCAACGAACATCTCGTTGCCGTGGAACGTTCGCTGGTGGCGAGGGGCCGCCGGCCAATCGAACACCTGGACCACCTGGGGGCCCTCGGCCCCCAGGTTCTGCTGGCGCATTCAACGCTCGTCACACCGCATGAACTCAACCTCTTGCGGAAAACCGACACCGCCGTCGCCTACAATCCAGTGGCAAGTCTGTGGAAGGGCAATGCGGTGGCGCCAGCGCTGCATATGGCAGCCCTCGGCATCCGCTTCGGGCTGGGCACCGACGGTACCCGCGCCGACGGGTTTCGGCTCATGGATGCGGGCGAAGGCTTGCAGCGCGCGGGCATTGGCCTTGCTACGGGAGATTCGTCCTGCGGTGGCGGCTCACTCTGGCTGGATCGTGCGACATCCGGCGCTGCGAACGTCGTGGGCCTATCGGCGGTAACCGGTTCAATTGTCGAAGGCCTTGCCGCCGACTTCCTGCTCGTCGATCTCGACCGCCCGGAGTTTACCCCCTCGCACGATCTCATGTGGGAGCTTGTCCGCTACGGCAATCGCGACCAGATCGATGCCGTCTTCACCGGCGGGCGCCTCAGGCTTTGGCAAGGCTGGCCCATCGACTGGGATGCCCGGGCATTGTTGGCGGAGATAAGGGGCGCGGCCGCTACTGCTATCGCGGCAGCGCCGATCCAGAGAATTCACCCGCTCTCCGAAACGCATCGCGGTCTTGGGCACTATCAATGA
- a CDS encoding cyanate transporter: MPKSTQPATGRQWMLLILVLLVAVNLRPFLTAPGPVLSEIVAETGMGYGSLALLTLLPMMLMGVGAFVSPSLQARIGTRRGILIALLVLGAGSLLRLVAPGGAALVTTAALCGAGAAFIQAAFPGIIKAEFPQSIPVVTGLYSAFLMGGGALGARLTPLLVNHGYGWRPALAWLAAPALVALCAACFILSDSRSDRPDKALTGRLLRRPRTWTLIVAFGLVNAGYSSAVAWLASYYQSLGWSSGDSGNLVALMAICQAAAALALPVLARRSIDRRAFLRMTLAMQAVGFAGFAFMPQAAPAVWAALCGAGLGSSFSLAIVTALDHLPRPEEAGVLVALMQGGGFLIASLGPFATAFLHDVSGSFAPGWVMHLLCVASVFFLYMRFNPSRYAQAMQSPI; encoded by the coding sequence ATGCCGAAATCAACCCAGCCCGCGACGGGCCGGCAATGGATGCTGCTCATCCTCGTCTTGCTGGTTGCTGTCAATTTGCGGCCGTTTCTCACCGCACCGGGGCCCGTGCTGTCCGAGATCGTCGCCGAAACCGGAATGGGATATGGCAGTCTGGCCTTGCTGACGCTGCTGCCGATGATGCTGATGGGCGTCGGCGCCTTCGTGTCGCCCTCGCTGCAGGCCAGGATCGGCACGCGCCGCGGTATTCTCATCGCCCTGCTTGTGCTAGGCGCCGGCTCCCTGCTGCGGCTCGTCGCGCCCGGCGGCGCAGCGTTGGTGACAACCGCCGCCCTTTGTGGCGCCGGCGCCGCCTTCATCCAGGCGGCCTTTCCCGGCATCATCAAGGCGGAATTTCCCCAAAGCATCCCGGTTGTCACTGGACTCTATTCCGCGTTCCTGATGGGTGGCGGGGCCTTAGGCGCGCGGCTGACGCCACTTCTCGTCAATCACGGTTACGGCTGGCGCCCAGCGCTGGCCTGGCTCGCGGCGCCCGCACTTGTCGCTCTCTGCGCCGCATGTTTCATCCTGTCGGACTCGCGCAGCGACCGTCCAGACAAAGCGCTCACCGGCAGATTGCTCCGCCGGCCTCGTACATGGACGCTTATCGTCGCCTTCGGGTTGGTCAACGCCGGTTACTCCTCCGCCGTCGCCTGGCTGGCCTCCTATTACCAATCTCTTGGCTGGAGCAGCGGCGACAGCGGCAATCTCGTGGCATTGATGGCAATCTGTCAGGCAGCGGCGGCCCTCGCCCTGCCGGTTCTTGCCCGCCGCAGCATCGACCGGCGAGCGTTCCTCCGCATGACGCTGGCGATGCAGGCAGTCGGCTTTGCCGGTTTCGCTTTCATGCCGCAGGCAGCGCCCGCCGTCTGGGCAGCCTTGTGCGGCGCCGGCCTCGGCAGCAGCTTCTCGTTGGCGATCGTCACCGCCCTCGATCACCTGCCGCGGCCGGAGGAGGCGGGCGTGCTGGTGGCGTTGATGCAGGGTGGCGGTTTCCTGATCGCGTCCCTCGGCCCCTTCGCCACCGCATTCCTGCACGACGTCAGCGGCAGCTTCGCCCCTGGCTGGGTGATGCATCTTCTCTGCGTCGCCAGCGTGTTCTTCCTTTACATGCGCTTCAACCCATCACGCTATGCGCAAGCGATGCAATCACCGATCTGA
- a CDS encoding ABC transporter permease, whose amino-acid sequence MIRLFSVRLLQAILVMVAVTAIAFVMFRFVGDPVASMVREGATQAEKDAVRVALGLDRPVVVQFVDFVGHVLTGDLGTSYRYQQPVTSLLLSRLPATLELVVVATVLALSLGIPLGVLCALKPRSLLSRLTQSATLVGISMPTFVTGLLLILVFAVNLRWLPSSGRGDLVDIGFWETGFLTLSGLKSLILPSITLALFQLTLIMRLVRSEMIDVLSSDYIRFAFARGLPRTYIYGRLALRNALMPVVTVTGLQIGQLIAFAIVTETVFQWPGMGLLFTNAVGYPDVPVLAAYLLFVGFLFVMINMIVDILYTFIDPRLRTR is encoded by the coding sequence ATGATCAGACTCTTTTCAGTCAGGTTGCTTCAGGCCATCCTCGTGATGGTCGCAGTGACTGCCATTGCCTTCGTCATGTTCCGCTTCGTCGGCGATCCCGTCGCCTCGATGGTGCGCGAAGGCGCAACCCAGGCAGAAAAGGACGCGGTCCGTGTCGCTCTCGGCCTCGACAGGCCGGTCGTGGTGCAGTTCGTCGATTTCGTCGGCCATGTGCTGACCGGCGATCTCGGCACGAGCTACCGCTACCAGCAGCCTGTGACCAGCCTGTTGCTCAGCCGTCTTCCGGCCACGCTGGAACTGGTTGTCGTCGCCACCGTGCTGGCCCTGTCGCTCGGCATTCCGCTCGGAGTGCTCTGCGCGCTAAAACCGCGTTCCCTTCTCTCCCGGCTGACCCAGTCTGCGACACTGGTCGGCATTTCGATGCCCACCTTCGTCACCGGCCTGCTGCTGATCCTGGTTTTCGCAGTGAACCTGCGCTGGTTGCCGTCCTCCGGACGCGGAGACCTCGTCGATATCGGTTTTTGGGAGACCGGCTTCCTCACCCTTTCGGGCCTGAAGTCGCTGATCCTGCCGTCGATCACGCTGGCGCTGTTCCAGCTCACGCTGATCATGCGGCTGGTGCGCTCGGAGATGATCGACGTGCTGTCGTCGGACTATATCCGCTTCGCCTTCGCCCGTGGCCTGCCGCGCACCTATATCTACGGGCGGCTCGCTCTACGCAACGCGCTGATGCCGGTCGTCACCGTTACGGGCCTGCAGATCGGCCAGCTCATCGCCTTCGCCATCGTCACCGAGACAGTGTTCCAGTGGCCGGGCATGGGCCTGCTCTTCACGAATGCCGTCGGCTATCCCGACGTGCCGGTGTTGGCTGCCTACCTTCTGTTCGTCGGCTTCCTGTTCGTCATGATCAACATGATCGTCGACATTCTCTACACCTTCATCGATCCGCGCCTGAGGACACGATAA
- a CDS encoding ABC transporter permease, whose protein sequence is MATQSLMRRLPPVSVMIASLVLFIMLTLVIFAPLIAPMDPRDVSSYSLIDMEIPPAFMEGGDPRFLLGTDNQGRDLVSVILFGLRISVVIGVGAVVFAAVVGVVLGLVAGFFGGVIDGIVMRIADVFVSFPTILVALLISGIARAQLSAETMLAWAPLVLIFSIAVNEWVQYARTVRASTMVEVARDYVRAAKVIGLPSGRIMGRHILPNIMSSVMVIATINLAGAILTEATLSFLGAGMPPTYPSLGTLIRIGNQFLFSGLWWIAVMPATVLVVLVLAVNVIGDYLRDHFNPKLMVR, encoded by the coding sequence ATGGCTACGCAATCCCTGATGCGCCGGCTTCCGCCGGTTTCCGTGATGATCGCCAGCCTGGTGCTCTTCATCATGCTGACCCTCGTCATCTTCGCCCCGCTGATCGCGCCGATGGATCCTCGCGACGTCTCATCCTATTCGCTGATCGACATGGAAATCCCCCCGGCGTTCATGGAGGGTGGTGATCCCCGCTTCCTGCTCGGCACCGACAACCAGGGCCGCGACCTCGTCTCGGTCATCCTGTTCGGGCTCAGGATCTCCGTCGTCATCGGCGTCGGCGCGGTGGTCTTCGCGGCCGTGGTCGGCGTCGTGCTCGGTCTCGTCGCCGGCTTCTTCGGCGGCGTGATCGATGGCATCGTTATGCGCATTGCCGATGTCTTCGTCAGTTTCCCCACCATCCTCGTCGCGCTGCTCATCAGCGGCATCGCCCGTGCGCAGCTCAGCGCCGAAACGATGCTTGCCTGGGCGCCGCTGGTGTTGATCTTCTCCATTGCCGTCAACGAATGGGTGCAATATGCCCGAACCGTGCGCGCCTCGACCATGGTGGAAGTCGCGCGCGACTACGTGCGCGCCGCCAAGGTCATCGGCCTGCCATCCGGCCGCATCATGGGCCGCCACATTCTACCAAACATCATGAGTTCGGTGATGGTCATCGCCACCATCAACCTTGCGGGCGCGATCCTGACGGAGGCGACGCTCTCCTTCCTCGGCGCCGGCATGCCGCCGACCTATCCCTCGCTCGGTACGTTGATCCGCATCGGCAATCAGTTCCTGTTCTCCGGCCTCTGGTGGATTGCGGTGATGCCGGCGACTGTACTGGTCGTCCTTGTGCTGGCCGTCAACGTGATCGGCGACTATTTGCGCGACCACTTCAACCCGAAACTGATGGTTCGCTGA
- a CDS encoding GntR family transcriptional regulator, protein MAKKESDVGGGRAQAVHRVLKRAILDQALSPGSKLPEDSIGERLGVSRTLVREALVRLSQEGLVELRPNKGAMVSRPTLEEGRNLFLTRMALERLVVETLSGKLTSEQIDVLSTHISLEEAAKKERAPSIRLAGEFHTLLAQMTNNTSLIRYVNELVARSSLILALYGRPHSSECAVSEHRDLLDNLIAGKTDEATTLMGHHLESVTTRALLPTDGDRNIKEVLSAYAAAEGLA, encoded by the coding sequence ATGGCAAAGAAAGAGAGCGATGTAGGCGGTGGCCGCGCTCAGGCCGTTCATCGTGTCCTGAAACGCGCAATCCTCGACCAGGCGCTTTCGCCAGGATCAAAACTGCCGGAAGATTCTATCGGCGAACGGCTTGGTGTCAGCCGAACCCTGGTCCGCGAGGCGCTGGTTCGCCTTAGCCAGGAGGGATTGGTCGAGTTACGCCCGAACAAGGGGGCGATGGTTTCACGGCCGACGCTCGAAGAAGGGCGCAATCTGTTCCTTACTCGGATGGCGCTGGAACGGCTCGTGGTGGAAACACTTTCGGGCAAATTGACCAGCGAGCAAATCGACGTGCTTTCCACGCATATTTCGCTCGAGGAAGCCGCTAAGAAGGAGCGGGCTCCGTCGATCCGGCTGGCGGGCGAGTTCCATACCCTCCTTGCGCAGATGACGAACAACACGAGCCTAATTCGTTACGTGAACGAACTGGTCGCCCGAAGTTCCCTGATCCTCGCGCTCTATGGCCGACCGCATTCTTCGGAATGCGCCGTATCGGAACACCGGGACCTTCTGGACAACTTGATTGCTGGCAAGACCGACGAGGCGACCACCCTTATGGGGCATCACCTCGAGTCGGTTACGACACGCGCACTCCTTCCCACGGATGGCGACAGAAACATCAAGGAGGTGCTGTCCGCCTACGCAGCGGCGGAGGGCCTTGCCTAG
- a CDS encoding dipeptide ABC transporter ATP-binding protein, with the protein MTETTLPVLDIRNLCVEYPLANGSTLKAVKNTDLMIRPGEIHALVGESGAGKTTVGNALMGLLQAPGRIASGSIVIAGKQIDLRTGRTEGIVPGRDVGAIFQDPMTSLNPLFTVESQLCEGMLTHLKLSSKEAKARALELMKAVGIPEPERRLNSYPHQLSGGQRQRVVIATALACNPQLIVADEPTTALDVSVQAQILKLIRDLADERGVGILLVTHNMGVVAEIADRVTIMQNGAVVESGPTREVLTAPKAPYARTLIAAVPPIETRLERLPVPSEETQVSLDARATVRRKSAKSEAGSRDDVVLSVRDLAVEYGSRSLIPGRKASVFKAVKGVSFDVRRGEIFGLVGESGCGKTTVANSIAGLVTQSSGTIDFQGTALGARREKSVRQSLQMVFQDPYSALNPRLRINSAIAEPILFYKLASNAQEARQDATTLLEAVGLPADAGARFSHAFSGGQRQRIAIARALGPRPSLLICDEPTSALDVSVQAQLLNLLKDLRDLAGLSMLFISHDLAVIRQMCDRVAVMKSGQIVELADTETLFTAPQHEYTRELLRLAPSLERILGANSPRPGRGWQNG; encoded by the coding sequence ATGACCGAAACCACGCTCCCCGTCCTCGACATCCGCAATCTCTGCGTCGAGTATCCGCTGGCCAACGGCAGCACGCTTAAGGCCGTCAAGAACACCGATCTCATGATCCGGCCCGGCGAAATCCACGCCCTCGTCGGTGAATCCGGCGCCGGCAAGACCACTGTCGGCAACGCGCTGATGGGTCTCTTGCAGGCCCCCGGCAGAATCGCATCCGGCTCCATCGTCATCGCCGGTAAGCAGATCGACCTACGCACCGGCCGCACCGAAGGCATTGTGCCCGGACGCGATGTCGGCGCGATCTTCCAGGATCCGATGACGAGCCTCAACCCGCTCTTCACGGTGGAAAGCCAGCTCTGCGAAGGCATGCTCACCCATCTAAAGCTTTCGTCCAAGGAGGCGAAGGCCCGCGCGCTGGAACTGATGAAGGCCGTCGGTATTCCGGAGCCCGAACGCCGGCTCAACAGCTATCCGCACCAGCTTTCCGGCGGACAGCGCCAGCGCGTGGTCATCGCCACCGCACTCGCATGCAATCCGCAGCTTATCGTCGCCGACGAGCCGACGACGGCGCTGGACGTCTCGGTGCAGGCCCAGATCCTCAAGCTCATCCGCGATCTTGCGGACGAGCGCGGCGTCGGCATTCTGCTCGTCACGCATAATATGGGTGTCGTCGCCGAGATCGCCGACCGCGTCACCATCATGCAGAACGGCGCGGTGGTGGAAAGCGGGCCGACGCGCGAGGTGCTGACCGCGCCGAAGGCGCCCTATGCCCGCACGCTGATCGCCGCCGTGCCGCCCATCGAAACACGCCTTGAGCGTCTACCGGTCCCAAGTGAGGAAACGCAGGTGTCGCTCGACGCCCGCGCCACCGTGCGCCGCAAGAGTGCAAAGAGCGAGGCGGGCAGCCGTGACGACGTGGTACTCTCCGTGCGCGACCTTGCTGTGGAGTATGGCAGCCGCTCGTTGATCCCCGGCCGCAAGGCGTCGGTCTTCAAGGCGGTCAAGGGCGTCTCGTTCGACGTCCGGCGCGGCGAGATTTTCGGCCTCGTCGGCGAATCCGGCTGCGGCAAGACCACCGTCGCCAACTCCATAGCCGGCCTCGTCACCCAGAGTTCGGGCACCATCGATTTTCAGGGAACGGCGCTCGGCGCCCGACGTGAAAAATCGGTGCGCCAGTCCCTGCAGATGGTGTTCCAGGACCCCTATTCGGCACTCAACCCGCGCCTGCGTATCAACTCCGCGATTGCGGAGCCCATCCTGTTCTACAAGCTCGCCTCCAATGCGCAGGAAGCCCGGCAGGACGCCACGACGCTGCTCGAAGCTGTCGGCCTTCCCGCCGACGCCGGCGCGCGCTTCTCGCACGCTTTCTCCGGCGGTCAGCGCCAGCGGATCGCCATTGCGCGCGCTCTCGGGCCGCGCCCTTCGCTGCTCATCTGCGACGAGCCGACCTCCGCGCTCGACGTCTCGGTGCAGGCGCAGCTCCTCAACCTCCTGAAAGATCTGCGCGACCTCGCCGGCCTCTCCATGCTGTTCATCAGCCACGACCTCGCGGTGATCCGTCAGATGTGCGACCGCGTGGCCGTCATGAAGTCAGGGCAGATTGTCGAGCTTGCCGATACCGAAACGCTCTTCACCGCGCCGCAACACGAATATACCCGTGAGCTTCTTCGCCTTGCCCCGTCACTTGAGCGCATCCTGGGCGCGAACTCGCCTCGGCCTGGCCGTGGATGGCAAAACGGATGA